A single window of Solenopsis invicta isolate M01_SB chromosome 3, UNIL_Sinv_3.0, whole genome shotgun sequence DNA harbors:
- the LOC113005643 gene encoding extensin-like yields the protein MLLAVWTAGCGGCADTSTSITSRKRVSAQSPPPPPPPLPPTPPSPTPSPPPPPPPSLPPIILAEIPHYRSGQRMPAPFMEYAHTFDTYHSAQTQIGYRAPRQRPPPPLVTHKPTQVYNPPPAAQVYNPPPAAQVHNPPQPTQVYHTPSTAQVHNSLQPTQVYNTPPAAQVYNPPPAAQVHNPPQSTQMYNPPPTAQVYNPPQATEVYDSPPATQVYNSAAGDPGVQSATDC from the exons ATGTTACTG GCAGTATGGACGGCTGGATGTGGTGGCTGTGCTGACACAAGCACATCTATCACATCCAGAAAACGTGTGTCGGCACAGTCACCGCCTCCACCACCACCGCCTCTACCACCAACACCTCCATCGCCAacgccgtcgccaccgccgccgccgccgccatcaCTGCCACCAATAATTTTGGCGGAAATACCGCATTATAGAAGCGGCCAGCGTATGCCGGCGCCATTTATGGAATACGCGCATACTTTTGATACTTATCATTCTGCGCAGACGCAGATTGGATATCGTGCGCCGCGACAACGACCACCGCCACCGCTAGTAACGCACAAG CCCACTCAGGTGTACAACCCTCCGCCGGCCGCCCAAGTATACAATCCTCCGCCGGCCGCTCAAGTGCACAATCCTCCGCAGCCCACTCAGGTGTACCACACTCCGTCGACCGCCCAAGTGCACAATTCTCTGCAGCCCACTCAGGTGTACAACACTCCGCCGGCCGCCCAAGTATACAATCCTCCGCCGGCCGCTCAAGTGCACAATCCTCCTCAGTCCACTCAGATGTACAACCCTCCGCCGACCGCCCAAGTGTACAATCCTCCGCAGGCCACTGAGGTCTACGACTCTCCGCCGGCCACCCAAGTGTACAATTCCGCCGCCGGCGACCCAGGCGTTCAATCCGCCACCGACTGTTAA